One part of the Acetoanaerobium sticklandii genome encodes these proteins:
- the ychF gene encoding redox-regulated ATPase YchF, with amino-acid sequence MKLGIVGLPNVGKSTLFNAITQAGAESANYPFCTIEPNVGVVAVPDDRLEKLAELYESKKLVPTAIEFYDIAGLVKGASKGEGLGNKFLSHIREVEAIVHVVRCFEDSNVVHVDGDVNPIRDIETINLELIFSDMEMLERRLAKSQKAAKSDKALAAEVDLIKTVLDTLESGKSARTLDLSDDEKAVVKSFNLLSSKPIIYVANVSEEEVADDAKDNPYVKQVREFAQTEDAEVVVVSAKIEEEISQFDKEEKIEFLKDMGLDKSGLDKLIQASYKLLGLISFLTAGPMESRAWTIKDGTKAPQAGGKIHSDIERGFIRAETISFDDLVVHGGNMASAKEKGLVRSEGKEYVMKDGDVVLFRFNV; translated from the coding sequence ATGAAACTTGGAATTGTTGGGCTTCCTAACGTAGGAAAAAGTACTTTATTTAATGCAATAACTCAGGCAGGAGCTGAATCAGCTAACTACCCATTTTGTACTATTGAGCCAAATGTAGGTGTAGTTGCTGTACCAGATGACAGACTTGAAAAATTAGCAGAGCTTTACGAATCAAAAAAATTAGTTCCAACTGCAATTGAATTTTACGATATTGCTGGATTAGTAAAAGGTGCTAGCAAAGGCGAGGGACTAGGAAACAAATTTTTATCTCATATCAGAGAAGTAGAAGCTATCGTGCACGTTGTAAGATGTTTCGAAGATAGCAATGTAGTTCACGTAGATGGTGATGTAAATCCAATAAGAGATATTGAAACTATAAACTTAGAGCTTATATTCTCAGATATGGAAATGCTAGAAAGAAGACTAGCAAAATCTCAAAAGGCTGCAAAATCAGATAAAGCACTGGCTGCTGAAGTAGACCTAATCAAAACAGTGTTAGATACTTTAGAAAGTGGAAAATCAGCTAGAACACTTGATTTATCTGATGATGAAAAGGCAGTAGTAAAATCATTCAATTTACTTAGCTCAAAGCCTATAATATACGTAGCCAACGTATCTGAAGAGGAAGTAGCTGACGATGCTAAGGACAACCCATATGTAAAGCAGGTTCGTGAATTTGCACAAACTGAGGATGCTGAAGTAGTTGTTGTCAGTGCAAAAATAGAAGAGGAAATATCTCAGTTCGATAAAGAAGAAAAAATTGAATTCCTTAAGGATATGGGGCTAGATAAATCTGGTCTTGATAAGCTAATTCAAGCTAGCTATAAGCTACTTGGTTTAATCAGCTTCTTAACTGCTGGACCAATGGAGTCAAGAGCGTGGACTATCAAAGACGGAACTAAAGCTCCACAAGCTGGAGGAAAAATTCACTCTGATATCGAAAGAGGATTTATAAGAGCGGAGACTATATCTTTTGATGATTTAGTAGTTCATGGCGGAAATATGGCATCAGCTAAAGAAAAAGGGCTAGTGAGATCAGAAGGTAAAGAGTATGTAATGAAAGACGGAGACGTTGTACTATTTAGATTTAACGTGTAG
- a CDS encoding DUF6773 family protein, translating into MKSNKIQDERILMVRRKIQSDAYVCIVCVLIISIIVQQFFMNSPFAQYAVEFFVLIGCGLYISIRHFKEGIDIFSPKVDGKKKLLLTTIITGVISLIIFALLSGKYDIKTLTLYFVNFVIIFFVLNSGIIYINKKKQQTIENKLNEDEMDE; encoded by the coding sequence ATGAAAAGTAATAAAATTCAAGATGAAAGAATACTTATGGTAAGAAGAAAAATCCAAAGCGATGCGTATGTTTGCATTGTGTGTGTGTTAATTATTTCTATTATTGTACAGCAATTTTTTATGAACTCTCCCTTTGCACAATATGCAGTTGAATTTTTTGTATTAATAGGGTGTGGCTTATATATTTCAATACGCCATTTTAAAGAAGGAATTGATATTTTTAGCCCAAAAGTTGATGGAAAGAAAAAATTGTTATTAACCACAATTATAACAGGTGTCATTTCCTTAATCATTTTTGCGTTGTTAAGTGGTAAATATGATATCAAAACTTTAACATTATACTTTGTGAACTTTGTTATTATTTTCTTTGTATTGAACTCAGGGATAATATATATAAACAAGAAAAAACAGCAAACTATTGAAAATAAATTAAATGAAGATGAAATGGACGAATAA
- a CDS encoding helix-turn-helix transcriptional regulator: MKNKRMKIARIECDMNQADLAKLVGVTRQTIGLIEAGDYNPTLNLCIAICKALNKTLNDLFWEEPYEK; encoded by the coding sequence ATGAAGAATAAACGAATGAAAATCGCTCGTATTGAATGTGATATGAACCAAGCAGATTTAGCAAAATTAGTTGGAGTGACAAGACAAACTATAGGACTTATTGAAGCTGGTGATTATAACCCTACATTAAATCTATGCATAGCAATCTGCAAAGCACTCAATAAAACATTAAATGATTTATTCTGGGAGGAGCCATATGAAAAGTAA
- a CDS encoding 3'-5' exonuclease: MNPVKYIERLNKEQKTAYDKVFGPLIVMAPAGTGKTDVIALRAYNAYISGVKPEDMLLLTFTNRAAKSMKKRLEIVIGDIANKIRISTFHGLCGFILRQEAVNLFLSPDFIVIDEDDSRQIIRDIIVNRGYKSHLYFKEEQLFVDYIRQAREFPYINEKKFDAKAYFEELIKERGLAYSLGSLADSISEILNLYVAQLKAYNLMDFTSLVVRVSGAFKQDSIRQRWESYFEWIELDEVQDTNMIEYKIIKTLFQKHGNIALFGDIHQTIYEWRGSQPNEILRDFKINNPGYDTVRFEENYRSTKLILEAAESFLGNNIDNQNVYEDTEKIKVRGFKNLNAEHAYILSKIIENQKMDKAYSNQAVLARTNKDAKTIGDYLESNNIPVFVMDKTRFFSREEIKNALAYIKLMLNPKDILSLKRINSDLVEKFSKEQEKAYLEIGQFLNEKVYKTKDPYLELLEAFESNEVVVFDVETTGLDIKKDKIIQIAALKGGKNGVLQKFERFIKIDYSVGDSFKIHNISDEFLFQNGVDAKSAIDDFLLFSQDSVIVGHNVSYDINILKENMKAIDLNIDKLSSKIFDTLILTRKTYPGFFSYKLGNLFKEFSLNHTPTHNAMDDVICTLEVLEKVVAKLLEKQAKRQAVFTKYQDYFYPIARNLGILAELSKEKRPQDILHEALIRAGLIEKYSKTSVELLKLRELYRIFREYDKTEKPTLESLAELLEIASLGNDTDRFLNIKDQVPVITVHQAKGLEFNTVYLYNATDENFPSSRNQSGEGLKEEKRLFYVAITRPKSNLYITYSVGEEQAKELNKPSRFIHQIERKYIDFR; the protein is encoded by the coding sequence ATGAATCCTGTAAAATATATTGAAAGATTAAATAAAGAGCAAAAGACAGCTTACGATAAGGTTTTTGGACCACTTATTGTAATGGCTCCAGCTGGTACAGGCAAAACAGATGTAATAGCACTTAGGGCATATAATGCATACATCTCTGGAGTAAAGCCCGAAGACATGCTATTACTTACCTTTACAAACAGAGCCGCTAAATCCATGAAGAAGCGCTTAGAAATTGTAATTGGAGATATTGCAAATAAAATTAGAATATCTACATTTCATGGGCTTTGTGGCTTTATCTTAAGGCAAGAGGCTGTTAATCTTTTTTTGAGTCCAGATTTTATTGTTATTGACGAAGACGATTCTAGACAAATTATAAGAGATATAATAGTAAATAGAGGATATAAAAGTCATTTGTATTTCAAAGAAGAGCAGCTGTTTGTAGATTATATTAGACAAGCTAGAGAATTTCCATATATAAATGAAAAGAAGTTTGATGCAAAAGCATATTTTGAAGAGTTAATAAAAGAGAGAGGATTAGCATATTCTCTAGGCAGCCTAGCTGACTCTATCTCAGAAATATTAAACTTGTATGTTGCTCAGTTAAAAGCCTATAATCTTATGGATTTTACATCTTTAGTTGTTAGAGTTTCTGGGGCTTTTAAACAGGACTCGATTAGACAGCGCTGGGAAAGCTATTTTGAATGGATAGAGCTGGATGAAGTTCAAGATACAAATATGATAGAATACAAAATAATTAAAACGCTGTTTCAGAAACACGGCAATATAGCTTTGTTTGGTGATATTCATCAGACAATATACGAATGGAGAGGCTCGCAGCCAAATGAGATTTTAAGGGATTTTAAAATTAATAACCCAGGTTATGACACGGTGAGGTTTGAAGAGAATTATCGCTCTACAAAGCTCATATTAGAAGCGGCAGAATCTTTCTTAGGAAATAACATAGATAATCAAAATGTATATGAAGATACAGAAAAAATAAAGGTTAGAGGATTTAAGAATTTAAATGCTGAGCATGCGTATATATTATCAAAAATAATAGAAAATCAAAAGATGGATAAGGCATATTCAAATCAAGCTGTTTTAGCTAGGACAAATAAAGATGCTAAAACTATAGGAGATTATTTAGAATCAAATAACATACCTGTGTTTGTGATGGACAAAACTAGATTTTTCAGTAGAGAAGAAATAAAAAATGCTTTAGCCTATATTAAGTTGATGTTGAACCCCAAGGATATTTTGAGCCTGAAAAGAATAAATTCCGATTTAGTTGAAAAATTTTCAAAAGAGCAGGAAAAAGCATACCTTGAAATAGGACAATTTTTAAATGAGAAGGTATATAAAACAAAGGATCCATACCTAGAACTACTAGAGGCATTTGAATCAAATGAAGTAGTGGTATTTGACGTAGAAACTACAGGCCTAGATATAAAAAAAGATAAAATAATTCAAATAGCTGCTTTAAAAGGTGGGAAAAATGGAGTCCTACAAAAATTTGAGAGATTTATAAAAATTGATTATAGTGTTGGAGATTCATTTAAGATTCACAATATATCAGATGAGTTTCTATTTCAAAATGGAGTAGATGCTAAGAGCGCTATTGATGATTTCCTTTTATTTTCTCAGGACTCTGTAATAGTTGGTCATAATGTCAGCTATGACATAAATATCCTAAAAGAAAATATGAAGGCTATCGATTTAAATATAGACAAGCTATCGAGTAAAATATTTGATACTCTAATACTTACAAGAAAAACCTACCCAGGATTTTTTAGCTATAAGTTAGGAAATTTATTTAAAGAATTTTCATTAAACCATACACCTACGCACAATGCTATGGACGATGTGATATGTACCTTAGAGGTACTTGAAAAAGTAGTTGCTAAACTATTAGAAAAACAAGCAAAAAGGCAGGCTGTATTCACAAAGTATCAAGATTATTTTTATCCTATTGCTAGAAACTTAGGGATATTAGCCGAGCTAAGCAAAGAGAAACGACCTCAAGATATACTGCATGAGGCTCTTATAAGAGCTGGGCTTATTGAAAAATACAGCAAAACATCAGTAGAACTGCTTAAATTAAGAGAATTATATAGGATATTTAGAGAATACGATAAAACTGAAAAGCCCACATTAGAATCCCTGGCTGAGCTACTAGAAATTGCTTCACTAGGCAATGATACAGATAGATTTTTGAATATAAAAGACCAAGTACCTGTTATTACTGTTCATCAAGCAAAAGGACTAGAATTCAATACAGTATACCTTTACAATGCCACTGATGAAAATTTCCCATCCTCTAGAAATCAATCTGGAGAAGGGCTAAAAGAAGAAAAAAGGCTTTTTTATGTGGCGATTACAAGGCCAAAATCAAATCTTTATATCACCTATAGTGTTGGAGAGGAACAAGCTAAAGAGCTAAATAAACCAAGTAGATTTATACATCAGATTGAAAGAAAATATATTGATTTTAGGTAA
- a CDS encoding MBL fold metallo-hydrolase — MIQKVYENIYLNSVRLPNTPLKSLNSYIITDANRALIIDSGFNTQISSEDFFSGIKELGIDIKNTDLFLTHLHADHSGLASLFQRESSGKVYSSINDASYITKMIQHSFSDLFIMSLKLFGMDASEEFFSSHPAISYCPNSAIDFTYVKPNDIIKIADFELNVISVPGHTPDHISLYDPNKKIYFSGDHILDSISPNIAFWGDEHPDMLGEYLSSLDKTSALDIDIIFPSHRNIIKDYKRRIAEIKAHHFERLSEVLGLLDEKGSKATVIEIASTMHWDYRAESFDAFPNAQKWFACSEAMAHLEHLKSMGKISSSDIQGIRYYFYNA, encoded by the coding sequence GTGATTCAAAAAGTATATGAAAATATCTATCTAAACAGTGTAAGATTGCCAAATACCCCTCTTAAGTCTCTCAATAGTTATATTATAACAGATGCTAATCGCGCATTGATAATAGATTCTGGGTTTAATACCCAAATTTCAAGCGAGGATTTTTTTAGTGGAATTAAAGAGCTAGGCATAGATATTAAAAACACTGACTTGTTCTTGACTCATCTTCACGCTGACCATAGTGGCCTAGCTAGCCTGTTTCAGAGAGAGTCATCTGGTAAAGTATATTCTAGCATCAATGATGCTTCATATATCACAAAGATGATTCAGCACAGCTTTTCAGATTTATTTATTATGAGTCTAAAACTTTTTGGAATGGATGCATCTGAGGAATTTTTCAGTAGCCATCCTGCAATTTCGTATTGTCCTAATTCAGCAATAGATTTCACCTATGTCAAGCCTAATGATATTATTAAAATAGCAGATTTCGAATTAAATGTCATATCTGTTCCTGGGCACACTCCTGACCATATATCTCTATATGATCCTAATAAGAAAATTTATTTCTCAGGCGATCATATTTTAGATTCTATATCTCCAAACATTGCTTTTTGGGGTGATGAGCATCCTGATATGCTAGGAGAATATCTATCTAGCTTAGATAAAACTTCAGCCTTAGATATAGATATAATATTTCCATCTCACAGAAATATAATCAAGGATTACAAAAGAAGAATAGCCGAAATTAAAGCTCACCACTTCGAAAGACTAAGTGAAGTGCTAGGACTGCTCGATGAAAAGGGTTCAAAAGCAACTGTTATAGAAATAGCTTCTACAATGCACTGGGATTATAGAGCCGAGAGCTTTGACGCGTTTCCAAATGCTCAAAAATGGTTTGCGTGCTCTGAAGCTATGGCACATCTAGAGCACCTAAAAAGCATGGGTAAAATAAGTTCTTCAGACATCCAAGGAATTCGTTATTATTTCTATAACGCTTAA
- a CDS encoding aminoacyl-histidine dipeptidase: MIILERILNFEPKKVFTYFEDLTRIPRGSGNEKEVSDYLVEFAKSNNLEYIQDEYMNVIIKKPATPGYESLPAVILQGHMDMVNEKNNDKVHDFDKDPLTLKIVGDDIYADETTLGADNGIAVAMAMSILASSDVAHPALEAVFTVEEETGLVGALKLDGSKLDGKYLINIDSEEEGELLVSCAGGSRIKLILPVSYTDIDSNRVDLKVSVKGLYGGHSGMDIIKGRGNANKLVGRILDAMITEGINFELFNVNGGSKMNAIPREADAVIAVNSSDKAKVEALISKWNDILKNELRGKDDNVQVVVSEIKQDSTKVFDENSKLTAIATLMMVPNGIMSMSHAIENLVESSVNLGVLTTTDSSVSFECAPRSSVGSLKEAIRNQYKALAYLVGAELVTDSDYPEWQYNPDSKLRTHFEKVYKDMYNKDSKVVAIHAGVECGLFKEKLPELDMISIGPNMADVHTPNEHVSISSIQRTYSYLLEVLKRFNEIER, from the coding sequence GTGATAATCTTGGAAAGAATATTAAATTTTGAACCAAAAAAAGTTTTCACATATTTCGAGGATTTAACAAGAATACCAAGAGGTTCTGGAAACGAAAAAGAAGTTAGTGACTATCTTGTAGAGTTTGCAAAATCTAATAATTTAGAATATATTCAAGATGAATATATGAACGTAATAATAAAAAAACCAGCTACCCCTGGTTATGAATCTCTTCCTGCTGTTATACTTCAAGGCCATATGGATATGGTAAATGAAAAAAATAATGACAAAGTTCATGATTTTGATAAAGACCCTCTTACTTTAAAAATAGTTGGAGATGATATCTATGCAGATGAAACTACACTAGGAGCAGACAACGGAATAGCTGTTGCTATGGCTATGTCAATTTTAGCTTCATCAGATGTAGCACATCCAGCACTAGAAGCAGTTTTCACTGTAGAAGAGGAAACAGGACTTGTTGGAGCTCTAAAATTAGATGGCTCAAAACTAGACGGAAAATATCTAATCAACATCGACTCTGAAGAAGAAGGAGAGCTTTTAGTAAGCTGTGCGGGTGGCTCAAGAATTAAATTAATTCTTCCAGTATCATATACTGATATAGATAGCAATAGAGTTGATTTAAAAGTATCTGTAAAAGGTCTATACGGCGGACATTCTGGCATGGACATAATTAAAGGCAGAGGCAATGCAAACAAGCTAGTCGGTAGAATTTTAGACGCTATGATAACTGAAGGCATTAACTTTGAACTTTTCAATGTCAATGGCGGTTCTAAAATGAATGCTATCCCAAGAGAAGCAGATGCTGTAATTGCTGTGAATTCATCTGACAAAGCTAAAGTTGAAGCACTTATCTCAAAATGGAATGATATTCTAAAAAATGAATTAAGAGGCAAAGACGATAACGTTCAAGTAGTTGTTTCTGAAATCAAGCAAGATTCTACTAAGGTCTTTGATGAAAACTCAAAATTGACTGCAATTGCTACTCTTATGATGGTTCCAAATGGCATTATGAGTATGAGTCATGCTATCGAAAATCTTGTAGAGAGTTCAGTTAATCTAGGAGTTCTAACTACTACAGATTCTTCAGTGAGCTTTGAATGTGCTCCTAGAAGCTCAGTAGGTAGCTTAAAAGAAGCTATAAGAAATCAATATAAAGCTTTAGCTTATTTAGTTGGCGCAGAGCTTGTAACTGATTCTGATTACCCTGAGTGGCAATACAATCCTGATTCAAAGCTTAGAACTCATTTTGAAAAGGTTTATAAGGATATGTACAACAAAGACAGCAAAGTAGTAGCTATTCACGCTGGAGTAGAATGTGGACTATTTAAGGAAAAGCTTCCTGAGCTAGATATGATATCAATAGGACCAAATATGGCAGATGTTCATACTCCAAATGAGCATGTTAGTATCTCTTCAATCCAAAGAACATATAGCTATCTACTTGAAGTTTTAAAAAGATTTAATGAAATAGAAAGATAA
- the nifJ gene encoding pyruvate:ferredoxin (flavodoxin) oxidoreductase: MAKIMKTMDGNTAAAYVSYAFTEVAAIYPITPSSPMAELTDEWAANGQKNIFGQEVKVVELQSEGGAAGAVHGSLSAGALTTTYTASQGLLLMIPNMYKIAGELLPGVLHVTARAVASHALSIFGDHSDVMAARQTGFAFLASGSVQEVVDLGGIAHLSAIKSRVPFVHFFDGFRTSHEVQKVELIDYAEFDRLVDKDAVAEFRKRALNPEHPYTKGTAQNPDIFFQAREASNKFYDEVPGIVYDYMKEISKITGREYKPFNYYGAPDAENIVIAMGSVTEALEETIDALMAKGEKVGLIKVRLYRPFVEKYFFDVLPATVKKIAVLDRTKEPGAMGEPLYLDVRNLFYGKENAPVIVGGRYGLGSKDTTPTHLLAVFNNLKADAPKNNFTISIEDDVTNLSLPAGEALRIAPEGTVRCKFWGLGSDGTVGANKSAIKIIGDHTDMYAQGYFSYDSKKSGGVTISHLRFGKTPIRSTYLIDEADFVACHNQAYVTQYELLRGLKKGGTFVLNCKWSDAELEENLPSSMKKYIAENEIKFYTINATDIAAEIGLGNRINMIMQSAFFKLADVIPMADAEKYLKDSIVKDYGKKGQKILDMNFLAVGKGADALHMVEVPAAWASVAADSIIAKNEDEPDFIKNILRPVNAQAGDDLPVSAFVGAEDGHMPHGSAAFEKRGIAVNVPEWQAENCIQCNQCSFVCPHAAIRPFLVDDKEKAGAPEGFETLPAMGKGFEGLGYRIQVTPLDCTGCGNCADICPGKKGEKALLMKPIETQTSQIRKFDYAHSSVSYKENLMAKNSIKGSQFAQPLLEFSGACAGCGETPYAKLVTQLFGDRMIIANATGCSSIWGGSAPSTPYTKNAQGKGPAWANSLFEDNAEYGYGMAIAVKTMRERLRNIMTELVEMDIPAEAKAAFEEWISSMEDADASKEATLKVKEAILTLTGEAKKLGDEIQEKADFLVKKSVWIFGGDGWAYDIGYGGLDHVLASGENVNVLVMDTEVYSNTGGQSSKATPTAAVAKFAASGKKVKKKDLGMIAATYGYVYVAQVGMGSDKNQLMKALLEAEKYDGPSLIIAYAPCINHGLKEGMGRTQENTKQAVDAGYWHLYRFNPELKEQGKNPFTLDSKEPTASFREFLDKQVRYTSLKSTFPEIAEELFDKAEEEAKERYLGYKRMAEMQY; this comes from the coding sequence ATGGCTAAAATTATGAAAACCATGGATGGAAACACCGCTGCTGCTTATGTATCTTATGCATTTACTGAAGTTGCGGCTATCTATCCTATTACTCCATCATCTCCAATGGCAGAACTTACTGATGAGTGGGCAGCTAATGGTCAAAAAAATATCTTTGGACAAGAGGTTAAGGTAGTTGAGCTACAATCTGAAGGTGGAGCAGCAGGAGCTGTACACGGTTCATTATCAGCTGGAGCATTAACAACTACATACACAGCTTCTCAAGGATTACTATTAATGATTCCTAATATGTACAAAATCGCTGGTGAATTACTTCCAGGAGTACTTCATGTAACTGCTAGAGCAGTAGCAAGCCATGCGCTTTCAATATTTGGAGATCATTCAGACGTTATGGCAGCTAGACAAACTGGATTTGCATTCTTAGCATCTGGTTCAGTTCAGGAAGTCGTTGATTTGGGTGGAATTGCTCACCTTAGCGCTATCAAATCAAGAGTGCCTTTTGTACATTTCTTTGATGGATTCAGAACTTCTCATGAAGTTCAAAAAGTTGAGCTAATCGATTATGCAGAATTTGATAGATTAGTTGATAAAGATGCTGTAGCTGAATTTAGAAAAAGAGCTTTAAATCCTGAGCACCCATACACAAAAGGAACTGCTCAAAACCCAGATATATTCTTCCAAGCTAGAGAAGCATCTAATAAATTCTATGATGAAGTTCCTGGCATAGTTTATGATTATATGAAAGAAATTTCTAAAATCACTGGAAGAGAATACAAACCATTTAATTACTATGGAGCACCAGATGCAGAAAATATAGTTATAGCTATGGGCTCTGTTACTGAAGCTTTAGAAGAAACTATAGATGCTTTAATGGCAAAAGGCGAAAAAGTTGGTTTAATTAAAGTTCGTCTTTACAGACCATTTGTTGAGAAATACTTCTTTGATGTACTACCAGCTACAGTTAAGAAAATTGCTGTTCTTGATCGTACAAAAGAGCCAGGAGCAATGGGAGAACCACTATATCTTGACGTTAGAAACTTATTCTACGGAAAAGAAAATGCTCCAGTTATCGTAGGCGGAAGATATGGACTTGGATCAAAAGATACTACTCCAACTCACCTTCTAGCAGTATTTAATAACCTTAAAGCTGATGCACCAAAGAATAACTTCACTATTTCTATAGAAGATGATGTTACTAACTTATCACTTCCAGCAGGTGAAGCACTAAGAATTGCACCAGAAGGAACTGTAAGATGTAAGTTCTGGGGCCTTGGTTCAGATGGAACAGTAGGAGCTAACAAGTCTGCAATTAAGATTATCGGAGACCATACTGATATGTATGCTCAAGGATATTTCTCATATGACTCTAAAAAATCTGGTGGAGTTACAATCTCTCACTTAAGATTTGGTAAAACACCAATAAGATCAACTTACCTTATTGATGAAGCTGACTTTGTTGCCTGTCATAATCAAGCTTATGTTACTCAATATGAGCTTCTAAGAGGACTTAAAAAAGGTGGAACATTTGTACTTAACTGCAAATGGTCAGATGCTGAACTAGAAGAGAATCTTCCATCATCAATGAAAAAATATATAGCTGAAAACGAAATTAAGTTCTACACAATCAATGCTACTGATATAGCTGCTGAGATTGGACTTGGAAATAGAATAAATATGATTATGCAATCAGCATTCTTTAAGCTTGCGGATGTTATTCCTATGGCTGATGCTGAAAAATACCTTAAAGATTCAATAGTTAAAGACTATGGTAAAAAAGGACAAAAAATTCTTGATATGAACTTCTTAGCAGTTGGCAAAGGAGCGGATGCTCTTCACATGGTAGAAGTACCTGCTGCTTGGGCTAGTGTTGCGGCAGATTCTATTATAGCTAAAAACGAAGATGAGCCAGATTTCATCAAGAACATCCTTAGACCAGTTAATGCACAAGCTGGAGATGATCTTCCAGTATCAGCATTTGTTGGAGCTGAAGATGGACATATGCCTCATGGATCAGCAGCTTTCGAAAAACGTGGTATAGCTGTTAATGTTCCAGAGTGGCAAGCAGAAAACTGTATCCAATGTAACCAGTGTTCATTCGTATGTCCTCATGCTGCTATTAGACCTTTCTTAGTAGATGACAAAGAAAAAGCGGGTGCACCTGAAGGCTTCGAAACACTTCCAGCAATGGGTAAAGGCTTTGAAGGACTAGGATACAGAATTCAGGTTACTCCACTTGATTGTACTGGTTGTGGAAACTGTGCAGATATCTGTCCAGGTAAAAAAGGTGAAAAGGCTCTTCTTATGAAGCCTATAGAAACTCAAACATCACAAATAAGAAAATTTGATTATGCTCATTCAAGTGTTTCTTATAAAGAGAACTTAATGGCTAAAAACTCAATCAAAGGTAGCCAGTTTGCTCAACCACTTCTTGAGTTCTCAGGAGCTTGTGCTGGTTGTGGAGAAACTCCATATGCTAAGTTAGTTACTCAATTATTTGGAGATAGAATGATAATTGCAAATGCTACAGGTTGTTCTTCAATCTGGGGTGGATCAGCTCCATCTACACCATATACTAAGAATGCACAAGGCAAAGGACCTGCTTGGGCTAACTCATTATTTGAAGATAATGCTGAGTATGGATACGGTATGGCAATAGCTGTTAAAACAATGAGAGAAAGACTTAGAAATATAATGACTGAGCTAGTAGAAATGGATATTCCTGCTGAAGCTAAAGCTGCTTTCGAAGAGTGGATTTCTTCTATGGAAGATGCAGATGCTAGTAAAGAAGCTACATTAAAAGTTAAAGAAGCTATTCTTACTTTAACTGGAGAAGCTAAGAAACTTGGAGATGAAATCCAAGAAAAAGCTGACTTCCTAGTGAAAAAATCAGTATGGATATTCGGTGGAGACGGTTGGGCTTATGATATCGGATACGGTGGATTAGATCACGTTCTTGCATCAGGAGAAAATGTAAATGTTCTTGTAATGGATACAGAGGTTTACTCAAATACTGGTGGACAGTCTTCTAAGGCTACACCTACTGCTGCAGTTGCTAAATTTGCTGCTTCTGGTAAAAAAGTTAAGAAGAAAGACCTTGGTATGATAGCTGCAACTTATGGTTATGTATATGTAGCTCAAGTTGGTATGGGTTCTGATAAAAATCAGCTTATGAAAGCTCTTTTAGAAGCTGAGAAATACGATGGACCATCTCTAATCATAGCTTATGCTCCATGTATTAACCATGGATTAAAAGAAGGTATGGGAAGAACTCAAGAAAATACTAAACAAGCAGTAGATGCTGGATACTGGCATTTATACAGATTCAATCCAGAGCTTAAAGAGCAAGGAAAGAATCCGTTTACTCTTGATTCAAAAGAGCCAACTGCAAGCTTTAGAGAGTTCCTTGACAAACAAGTTCGTTATACTTCTTTAAAATCTACTTTCCCTGAAATAGCTGAAGAGTTATTTGATAAAGCAGAAGAAGAAGCAAAAGAAAGATATCTTGGATACAAAAGAATGGCTGAAATGCAATACTAG
- the deoC gene encoding deoxyribose-phosphate aldolase, with translation MKNLSRYIDHTLLKADATENEVIKLCNEAKEYDFFSVCINPGFVELATKELSESNVAVCTVIGFPLGASTPETKAFETKDAIQKGAAEVDMVINISKLKDKKNDEVLEDIKAVVNAADKKALVKVIIETCLLTDEEKERACKLAKDAGADFVKTSTGFSTGGATKEDIALMRKTVGTEMGVKASGGVRTYEDAVTMIESGATRIGASASIAIVTASKSQSSGY, from the coding sequence ATGAAAAATCTTTCTAGATATATCGATCACACACTTTTAAAAGCTGATGCAACGGAAAATGAAGTTATTAAGCTTTGCAATGAAGCCAAAGAGTATGACTTTTTTTCAGTGTGCATAAATCCTGGATTTGTGGAGCTAGCGACAAAAGAGCTAAGTGAAAGCAATGTAGCTGTATGTACAGTTATAGGATTTCCTTTAGGAGCAAGTACTCCAGAAACAAAAGCTTTCGAAACAAAGGATGCTATTCAAAAGGGAGCAGCAGAAGTAGATATGGTGATTAATATCTCTAAATTAAAAGATAAAAAAAATGATGAAGTGCTTGAGGATATAAAGGCTGTGGTTAATGCGGCTGACAAAAAAGCTCTAGTTAAGGTTATTATTGAAACTTGTCTTTTAACAGATGAAGAAAAAGAAAGAGCATGCAAACTAGCTAAAGATGCAGGAGCTGATTTTGTAAAGACATCTACTGGTTTTTCTACTGGTGGAGCAACAAAAGAAGATATTGCACTTATGAGAAAAACTGTTGGTACTGAAATGGGAGTAAAAGCATCTGGAGGTGTAAGAACCTATGAGGATGCAGTTACTATGATTGAAAGCGGAGCAACTAGGATAGGAGCAAGTGCTTCTATAGCTATTGTGACAGCTTCAAAATCTCAGTCTTCAGGCTATTAA